AAGAACGAAATATGCTGGTATTAAGCGAAATATAGATTTTCTAAAGAGATAGCAGCTGGTATTTTTCTATACATTAACCGCATTCATATACTTTTATCGACACATCATTTCTTTAGGAGCGCCTTACAAATCCTTTTAACTAATGCCGGTCCTTCGTAGATAAAACCGGTGTATAATTGTACTAAGGATGCCCCTGCAGCAATCTTCTCCTGCGCATCTTCAGCACTATGTATTCCTCCAACACCTATTATCGGGAAAGCCTTATTCGATTTTTCTGAGAGATACCGGATAACCTCCGTTGATCGTTTGGTTAGCGGTTTGCCACTTAAGCCGCCCATTTCCTTTGTTACTGTTGGCGATGACCGTAAACCATCCCGAGAAATAGTGGTATTGGTAGCAATAACACCGGCTATACCGGTTGCTGCTACAATTTCAATGATATCGTCAAGCTGGCTATTGGTTAAATCGGGAGCTATTTTTAACAGGATGGGTCTAGAAACACCATTTTTAAGGTTGCGTTGTTGTAATGTGTTCAGGATGTGCATTAAGGGTTCTTTCTCTTGCAAATCTCTTAAGCCAGGTGTGTTGGGAGAACTGACATTAACTACGAAATAATCTACCACATCAAATAAAGCATCAAAACAGCTGATATAATCGTTTACGGCTTGCTCATTCGGGGTAACTTTATTTTTCCCGATATTTCCGCCGATGATGATATTTTCGCGTTTTTTCAGATACTTTAAACGTGTAGCAGCTACATCTACGCCTAAATTATTGAAACCCATCCTGTTAATAAGCGCTTCGTCTGCTGTTAAGCGAAACATTCTGGGCTTCTCGTTTCCCGGCTGCGGCCGGGGTGTAACAGTACCTATCTCGATAAAGCCAAATCCTAAATCAACCAGCTCGTCCACATATTCAGCATTCTTATCAAAGCCGGCAGCTAAACCAACAGGATTTTTAAAGGTAAGACCAAATACTTGTGTTTTAAGTGCAGCATTGTTAACCGTAAATGCCGTCCGTACCAGCTTACTCCCTCCCCATATCTTATTTATAGCTTTTAGTCCCCCGGTAACGTTATGATGCGCAACTTCAGGGTTCATTAAGAAAAATAGTGGTTTAACCAGTTTATACATGCGGCAAAGATGAACAAAATTGATCAATGAAACAAGATGATCCGTTTACCGTTGTTGGTTATATTTAGCAGAGATCAACCGATTTAGCTGCTTTTTGCATAAAGCGGAAAGTCTTAATTTTTGTATGAAAATTTTGGTACTTTTGCACCCGTAATGATAGCAATTAATAATTTAACGTTCGAGATAGGTGCCAGAGCGCTATATGACGAAGCTAATTGGCATATTAAACCAGGTGATAAAGTAGGGCTTATCGGTGCAAATGGTACCGGAAAAACAACGCTGTTGCGTATAATTGTGGGTGAATACACGCCAACTTCTGGAACAATTTCCATGGCAAAAGATCTCAAAATCGGTTACTTGAACCAAGATTTACTATCATACGAATCTGAAAAAAGCATTCTTCACGTGGCAATGGAAGCTTTTGAAAGACAAAACCAGTTACATAGTGAAATTGAGAATCTTTTAAAGAAAATGGAGACCGACTATAGTGAAGATCTCCTCAATAAATTAAGTGATAAACAGGTAGAGTTTGAAGCTTTAGATGGATACAACATCGAATATCGGGCACATGAAATTCTTGCCGGTCTGGGCTTTGACGAGGAACAGCAAGAACGGAAGCTTTCAGAATTTTCCGGGGGATGGCGCATGCGTGTGATGCTGGCCCGGATTTTATTGCAAGCACCTGATATTTTATTACTCGATGAACCTACCAACCACTTGGATCTACCTTCTATTAAATGGCTTGAAAGTTACCTCCAGGCATTTGAAGGCGCTATCGTGATCGTCTCGCACGACCGCTACTTCTTAGACAGAGTGATCAATAAAACGGTAGAATCCCGAAAAGGTAAACTGACCTTGTATGCTGGAAATTACAGCTTCTATTTGGAAGAAAAAGCGTTAAGGAATGAAATACAGGCGGGCCAATTTAAAAATCAACAAGCAAGAATTAAGCAGGAAGAGCGTTTGATCGAACGTTTTCGCGCTAAAGCTAGCAAAGCTAAAATGGCTCAGTCGAGAATTAAGGCCTTAGAACGTATGGAGCGCGTAGACGATGTTGACGATGATAATCCGACGGTGAATTTCAGTTTCAAATTCAGCAAGCAATCTGGTCGGCATGTGGTTCGCTTAGAAAATATTACAAAAGCTTATCCTGGTGTTCCTATTTTAAAAAATGCAAATGCCGTTATTGAAAAAGGTGATAAAATTGCCTTGATTGGAGCTAACGGAAAAGGTAAATCAACATTGTTACGGATTGTTGCAAATGCAGATAAAGAATTCACTGGTTTCGGTGAGACTGGTCATAATGTAACCACCACATTTTTCGCCCAGCATCAATTGGAAGCCCTGCATCTGGAAAGTGAAATATTACAAGAATTACAGGCTTTTGCACCCAAACATACGGAAACAGAATTAAGATCCATTCTAGGGTGTTTCCTCTTTACGGGCGACGACGCGTTCAAAAAAATAAGGGTGCTCTCCGGTGGAGAAAAATCAAGGGTTGCTCTTGCTAAAGCACTTACGGCTGATGCCAACTTCCTGATACTCGATGAACCAACCAATCACCTGGATATACAATCGGTCAACATATTGATTCAAGCTTTACAGCAATTTGAAGGCACATTCATTGCCGTATCGCACGATCGTTACTTTCTAGATAGTGTAGCGAATAAGATATGGTTTATCGAAGATCAGGAAATCAAAGAATATCCGGGCACATACCAAGAGTATGAAGAATGGCAGGCAAAGCGGCCGGTACAGCAAAAATCTGTAGAACAAAAAAAGGTCAGCCCTAAAAAACAACCGCCAGTTGAAAATAAACCGGTAGAGAAAAATAGGCAACTTCAAAAGCTGAATAAAGAGTTACAACAGCTAGAAGATGTGGTAACCAAACTTGAAAATGAACTGGTTGAAACGGAAAAACTCTTAGCCGACCCACAAGTTTACAACGATCCTGAATTGTTGAAAGAAACAAACCTATTATACGCACGGAAAAAAAACGATCTCGAGCGACAGCAATTAGCTTGGGAAAAACTAGCTGAAGAGATACTGCTATTGGAAAGTTAAAATTTAACGGCGTATTTTGACTTGTTGTATTTAGGTATTATTTTTACATCAACCCTGATATATTGATGACTCAATGCGGTGTCCGATATATCAGGGTTTTTCCGATGAAAAGCCTATTGCATTTCGCTATAACCATTATTCACCAATATATGAAACGTTTAACAACCAGTTGTCTACTTCCTGTTTTTCTCGTTATCAGTAACGTTGCTTATTCATTCAATACGTCACAGAAACTGGTATACGATAATCATGATTATATTTCTTCAATAAAATCGGTTCAGTTTTACCAATCGAAAGAGGAACAATCTATTCCCATCCTAGTGCTCAATAACAATGAAAAATTGCTTATGTCTTTCGATGATCTAAGAGCTGATAATCGTACATTGTATTATACCATTGAGCATTGTACCGCAAATTGGGCAAGCAGTAACTTATCTGCGTTGGCATATATCGAAGGATTGACCGAAGACCGTATATTTGATTATAAAACTTCCGTAAACACTCTGCAGTTATACACGCACTATAGCTTTCAGTTTCCTACTGACGGTAGCATGAAACCTAAGTTATCCGGAAATTACCTTTTAAAAGTTTATGAAGATGGCGATCAGACCCAACTGCTCCTCACTAGAAGGTTTTATGTTGTAACGAGAGAGGTAGGTATCTCAACGAAGGTTATTCCCTCTTTTGAAATCGATAAACGCCAAACTAATCAAAAATTAAATATAACACTTAACCTTGGAAACATTCAAGTAAATAATCCTTACCAGGACATAAAAGTTATTGTTAAACAAAATAGAAGAGACGATATACAGGAAATACTCAGCAAACCCATGTTTATTAAAAACAATCAATTGGTTTATAATGACAACCAGACATTGGACTTTGATGGTGGCAATGAGTTTAGGAGTGTAGATCTTCGCAGTTTCAGGCTCCTTTCTGAGCACATTGATCAGACCTCTATTGAGGAAATAAGAAAGTTTTCTCTGGTTGCCGATCGAGATTTATTGAACGAAACTTATGCTTTTGCATTTGACGAAGATGGGAAATTTTTTATCCGTAACAACGATTTTGGTGATAGTGCAATTGAAAGTGACTATGCCATGGTCAAGTTCTTTTTAGAAAGCGATACTCCAGCGCATGACGAAGATGTGTATATTGTTGGGCTGTTCAACAACTATCAACAAACGGAAGAAAATAAAATGACCTATGACTCGAGCTTGGGCGCATGGGTGGGTAATCTGTTGCTTAAACAAGGTATATATCATTACACCTACACAAGCACAAGCGAGAATGCCAATAAATACAATGGCAGCCATTTTGAAACCGAAAACACCTATGACATATTGGTTTACTACCAAAGACCTGCGACACGGTGGGAGGAGTTAGTGGGGTATGGAACGCTCGTTAGTACACCCAACACACGACCAAATTAATGTGGCAGCAAGGTCGATGCCGACAAAAATGATTATGTTTGCAGCATGAATAAAAAATTTGCCAAGGAATCGTTTACCATCATGAATGAATTGGTTCTCCCAAATGATACCAATACCTTAAACAATTTAATGGGGGGAAGACTTCTTCACTGGATGGATATCGCAGCAGCAATATCGGCACAGAAACACTGCAACCGCATTGTGGTGACTGCTTCTGTTGACAACGTATCCTTTAAGCATCCCGTTAAACTTGGTGACGTGATAAGCATCGAAGCACAGGTTACCCGAGCATTTAACACTTCTGTAGAAGTTCGATTACAAGTATATGCCCAGAATATACCATCGGGTACCCGAGTTAAGTCTAATGAAGCTTTTTATACATTTGTGGCAATTGATCAAAATTCGAGAACGATTGCCGTACCCGAGCTTTTACCCGAAACCGAGGAGGAGAAAAAGTTATTTGTAGAGGCGTTACGTAGAAGACAATTACGCTTGATTTTAGCGGGAAAGATGAAGCCTGAAGAAGCTACGGAATTATATAGTTTTTTTAATCAGATTGGGGCCTGATAAAGGCTTTTCCACCCTTCCGGATAACCCTACCATCATCCGGAAGGGCAATCTGCCTAACTGCCTAGCGCGACAATCCGGTCAAATTCTTCTCGCTTTAACGGCATAACCGACAATCTTCCCTGCCGCACCAAAGCTATGTCCTGTAATTGCTCATCCGCTTTTACCATTTCTAGAGATACCGGCTTTTTCAGCGTTTCTACAGGTGCGATGTCAACTACAACCCATCGTTCATCTTTAGTAGTGGGATCTTGATAATATTCTTTTACTACTTTGGCAATGCCTACTACTTCTTTGCCTTCGTTACTATGATAAAAAAGGACGAGATCGCCTTTTTTCATGGCTTGTAGGTTATTTCTTGCTTGATAGTTGCGTACTCCATCCCAGAAGGTTTGCTTATCTTTTAATAATTGTTCCCAGCTATACTTAAAGGGCTCTGATTTTACAAGGAAATAATTCATAGTTTATTGAATCTTAAAAATACTGCGAATATAATAAAAAGCCCAGATACAAAAGGGGGATAACATAATAGATAACGTTATCCCCCCAAAGTACTTTAATGTAAGAATTTGAACTTACTTGCTAAACCGTTAATGACCTTGATTGCCATCAGCTCCATGTGCATGTCCGTGAGCTAATTCTTCTGACGTAGCCTCGCGCACACTTAAAATTTCGATATCAAAATGCAGATGCTGTCCGGCCATTGGATGATTTAAGTCAACTATAACTACTTCAGGACTAACCTCAACTACTTTTGCACGAAACTGATTTCCCTGATTATCTTGTAAAGGAAGAATTTCTCCAACCGGAGGTATACCTGATTCTTTGAACATATCCACAGGTAGTTGAGCAACAGCACTTTCATCTTTTTCGCCGTAAGCATCGGCGGCCACCAACTCAAAATCAGTGGTGTCTCCTGTTTTAAGTCCGCTGATATTTTCTTCAAATTTTGGTAACATCATACCTGCACCATATAAAAAAACCAGTGGGTTCGCTTTGTCTGCTTCTTCAACAAACTCTCTCTCTCCATTTGTAATGGTGTGCAATTTGTACGTTAGCGCTACCACGCTGTTTGGTGTAATTGTCATCTATCTAAATTTATGGAAATCTAACCTTTCTCGATTTCCGGTTCAAAAATTAATTTTTCAAAGTCTCTTAAATTGTCAACGGGTAAACTGCAGGTATTGTTTTTACAAACAAAAACCTTTGTATGCTCGTTTATTCTTCCGATCAATAAGGGTAAACCTTCCTCGTTCCCACCTAATATTATCTTATTAGGAAGATAACGTTGATCAATTTGTTTCCGAAGCGGAACACATTCGGGTCCGGTCACTGCGATTTCGTAAACGCCATATACCTCTTCCAGTAACCTTATGCTCCAATTGGAATATGCTGAGCCGTAACGCTTGATCTGTGGAAAAACATTGGCTAATACCTGAGCGGAGATCATTTTGTAACGGGGTATGTCAAAAAGCAGGCCTAATTTATTCAACTGATGTATTATGACGGAATTAGACGCAGGGATTACATTATCCATTATCTCAAACTTACGTGCTATTAACACCTCTGCTACATCAGAAGTATAATAAAATGCAGCAGCTGAACTATCGTAAAAATGTGTTAAAACGTAATTTACGAGCTTTTTTGCATGATCTAACCAAGTAATATCAAAAGTTGCTTCGTACAGCGCTATCAATGCGTCTATAGTAAAAGCATAATCATCGAGAAAACCTTCAATTTTCTTGGTTGCAGAAGCTGGTTGATGAAGTAA
This Olivibacter sp. SDN3 DNA region includes the following protein-coding sequences:
- a CDS encoding quinone-dependent dihydroorotate dehydrogenase; the encoded protein is MYKLVKPLFFLMNPEVAHHNVTGGLKAINKIWGGSKLVRTAFTVNNAALKTQVFGLTFKNPVGLAAGFDKNAEYVDELVDLGFGFIEIGTVTPRPQPGNEKPRMFRLTADEALINRMGFNNLGVDVAATRLKYLKKRENIIIGGNIGKNKVTPNEQAVNDYISCFDALFDVVDYFVVNVSSPNTPGLRDLQEKEPLMHILNTLQQRNLKNGVSRPILLKIAPDLTNSQLDDIIEIVAATGIAGVIATNTTISRDGLRSSPTVTKEMGGLSGKPLTKRSTEVIRYLSEKSNKAFPIIGVGGIHSAEDAQEKIAAGASLVQLYTGFIYEGPALVKRICKALLKK
- a CDS encoding ABC-F family ATP-binding cassette domain-containing protein translates to MIAINNLTFEIGARALYDEANWHIKPGDKVGLIGANGTGKTTLLRIIVGEYTPTSGTISMAKDLKIGYLNQDLLSYESEKSILHVAMEAFERQNQLHSEIENLLKKMETDYSEDLLNKLSDKQVEFEALDGYNIEYRAHEILAGLGFDEEQQERKLSEFSGGWRMRVMLARILLQAPDILLLDEPTNHLDLPSIKWLESYLQAFEGAIVIVSHDRYFLDRVINKTVESRKGKLTLYAGNYSFYLEEKALRNEIQAGQFKNQQARIKQEERLIERFRAKASKAKMAQSRIKALERMERVDDVDDDNPTVNFSFKFSKQSGRHVVRLENITKAYPGVPILKNANAVIEKGDKIALIGANGKGKSTLLRIVANADKEFTGFGETGHNVTTTFFAQHQLEALHLESEILQELQAFAPKHTETELRSILGCFLFTGDDAFKKIRVLSGGEKSRVALAKALTADANFLILDEPTNHLDIQSVNILIQALQQFEGTFIAVSHDRYFLDSVANKIWFIEDQEIKEYPGTYQEYEEWQAKRPVQQKSVEQKKVSPKKQPPVENKPVEKNRQLQKLNKELQQLEDVVTKLENELVETEKLLADPQVYNDPELLKETNLLYARKKNDLERQQLAWEKLAEEILLLES
- a CDS encoding type IX secretion system plug protein domain-containing protein, which encodes MKRLTTSCLLPVFLVISNVAYSFNTSQKLVYDNHDYISSIKSVQFYQSKEEQSIPILVLNNNEKLLMSFDDLRADNRTLYYTIEHCTANWASSNLSALAYIEGLTEDRIFDYKTSVNTLQLYTHYSFQFPTDGSMKPKLSGNYLLKVYEDGDQTQLLLTRRFYVVTREVGISTKVIPSFEIDKRQTNQKLNITLNLGNIQVNNPYQDIKVIVKQNRRDDIQEILSKPMFIKNNQLVYNDNQTLDFDGGNEFRSVDLRSFRLLSEHIDQTSIEEIRKFSLVADRDLLNETYAFAFDEDGKFFIRNNDFGDSAIESDYAMVKFFLESDTPAHDEDVYIVGLFNNYQQTEENKMTYDSSLGAWVGNLLLKQGIYHYTYTSTSENANKYNGSHFETENTYDILVYYQRPATRWEELVGYGTLVSTPNTRPN
- a CDS encoding acyl-CoA thioesterase is translated as MNKKFAKESFTIMNELVLPNDTNTLNNLMGGRLLHWMDIAAAISAQKHCNRIVVTASVDNVSFKHPVKLGDVISIEAQVTRAFNTSVEVRLQVYAQNIPSGTRVKSNEAFYTFVAIDQNSRTIAVPELLPETEEEKKLFVEALRRRQLRLILAGKMKPEEATELYSFFNQIGA
- a CDS encoding EVE domain-containing protein encodes the protein MNYFLVKSEPFKYSWEQLLKDKQTFWDGVRNYQARNNLQAMKKGDLVLFYHSNEGKEVVGIAKVVKEYYQDPTTKDERWVVVDIAPVETLKKPVSLEMVKADEQLQDIALVRQGRLSVMPLKREEFDRIVALGS
- a CDS encoding peptidylprolyl isomerase → MTITPNSVVALTYKLHTITNGEREFVEEADKANPLVFLYGAGMMLPKFEENISGLKTGDTTDFELVAADAYGEKDESAVAQLPVDMFKESGIPPVGEILPLQDNQGNQFRAKVVEVSPEVVIVDLNHPMAGQHLHFDIEILSVREATSEELAHGHAHGADGNQGH